From one Micromonospora siamensis genomic stretch:
- a CDS encoding SRPBCC family protein, translating to MTGPEGADDLREAAQPGAGEVTATVIVNAPAERVFAALTAWERQSDWIPFTTVRVVEGDGGEGSLVEAVTAIGPAALRDEMRVVRVDAPYEVGVVHCGKLLRGPGVLRCTPMERDRTQVVWHEWFHLPGGSAGRVAWPLLWPGSKFSLTQALKKFGRLVEQGRLP from the coding sequence ATGACCGGGCCCGAAGGCGCGGACGACCTGCGCGAGGCCGCCCAACCCGGCGCCGGGGAGGTGACCGCCACGGTGATCGTGAACGCCCCCGCCGAGCGGGTCTTCGCCGCGCTCACCGCCTGGGAGCGGCAGTCGGACTGGATCCCGTTCACCACGGTCCGGGTGGTGGAGGGCGACGGTGGCGAGGGCAGCCTGGTCGAGGCGGTCACCGCCATCGGCCCGGCGGCGCTGCGCGACGAGATGCGGGTGGTCCGGGTGGACGCCCCGTACGAGGTCGGTGTGGTGCACTGCGGCAAGCTGCTGCGCGGCCCCGGTGTGCTGCGCTGCACCCCGATGGAGCGGGACCGCACCCAGGTGGTCTGGCACGAGTGGTTCCACCTGCCGGGTGGGTCGGCCGGTCGGGTCGCCTGGCCGCTGCTCTGGCCCGGTTCGAAGTTCAGCCTCACCCAGGCGCTGAAGAAGTTCGGCCGGCTGGTGGAGCAGGGCCGGCTGCCCTGA
- a CDS encoding DNA-3-methyladenine glycosylase I, with the protein MTDLVTGADGLPRCAWGASTPDYAAYHDDEWGRPLHGDDALYERLTLEAFQSGLSWLTILRKRPAFRLAFDEFRIEAVAGYGEADVARLLADAGIVRNRAKIEAALANARAALELPDGLSALLWSYAPPARATRPASFADVPALTPESTALAKALKKRGFRFVGPTTAYALMQATGMVDDHLAGCHVPPAAART; encoded by the coding sequence GTGACTGACCTGGTGACCGGCGCGGACGGGCTGCCCCGCTGCGCCTGGGGGGCGAGCACCCCCGACTACGCCGCCTACCACGACGACGAGTGGGGTCGGCCGCTGCACGGCGACGACGCCCTCTACGAGCGGCTGACCCTGGAGGCGTTCCAGTCCGGGCTGTCCTGGCTGACCATCCTGCGCAAGCGGCCGGCGTTCCGGCTGGCCTTCGACGAGTTCCGGATCGAGGCGGTCGCTGGCTACGGCGAGGCGGACGTGGCCCGGCTGCTCGCCGACGCCGGCATCGTGCGCAACCGGGCCAAGATCGAGGCGGCGCTGGCGAACGCCCGGGCCGCGCTGGAGCTGCCCGACGGGCTCTCCGCGCTGCTCTGGTCGTACGCGCCACCGGCCCGGGCCACCCGGCCGGCGTCGTTCGCTGACGTGCCGGCGCTCACCCCGGAGTCCACCGCGCTGGCCAAGGCGCTCAAGAAGCGCGGCTTCCGCTTCGTCGGCCCGACCACCGCGTACGCGCTGATGCAGGCCACCGGGATGGTCGACGACCACCTCGCCGGCTGCCACGTGCCGCCGGCCGCGGCACGGACGTGA